agtcaactatgtaACTTttaagtataaacgattttactcccgggtTCGACTTACGCGCAAATTCGAGATATGCGGATTTTTTCCGGGTCATTgtggtccgctataatagtgtatttcggggactgcctgtagtTATGAACTGAACCTGACACTTTTCAAACTAGACGTACCGTGCCGCGTCAGATCGCAGCCGACCGATTTTTGTACGGAATTGACAGTAAGCACAGACTGTGCCATAATCTGACGACTTGTCAAACCGAGTGTGTAGTTTGGCCGTAACATACTTTCTTTAAACTCGTCGTTTACTAGGCGTTTCCGATGTCCGATGTGAAGTTAAATAACATTTGACAGTTCAGTTGTTTTCGAGACCTATGGTGATCAAAACCCTTAGAGTACCTTCTACGTTTGAGCAtcgtttaaacattttcttttggaCTTGGACCTGGTCCTCAACGATGATGTCGTCGCggattaaaaatatttgtaggaaagaaaaaaaaatcatgcttgttgtttactttttgaATGCTGTATtgcaatgcaataaaaaatatttaaataccaCAGCACTAAAGCTCATTAAAATAACCCTTCGCGGGACACCTGTACCAGCATCTCTACCATAACGATGGGCAATTGTAAATTGCTTTTGCCGTACAGAAGTAATGTAAGCTTATACAAACCTGCCCGAAAATCTTTGAATTCGTTTGCACCCAGCACATGATTTTTGATGTAATATTGCTTCGCCTCGATAGGGCACGCACCAACGTCCGGAAAGTTTGACGTGTTTCTGTACAACTCCCGATAGTCGCGATAGGTGGTGCGAAAGAACTGGCAAACGTCTTGCAACGGGAATCGAAAGGGTGTAGTTATGAACTGATTATTCCCTAGCGAACTGTACGCCACCCGAACCGTGAACTGTAACAAGAAAACACACGTAAGAGTGCTTGATTCCATTAGGGGTACTGCATACTTACGGAATAATTGTCATTCATTTCTTCATGTATATCAAATGTTCCGTCTAGAACTGTCACGGTGCGGTTGTACTTTCTTATACGGATATTTCTATAGTCGGCGATTTCGTATCCTTTGAACTGTTCGACCCTTTCGTACCTGACCGTTACGGGAACGGAGCAGAGCTGTACCACTAGCATcgtcagcagcaacagcaagatgGACGATAAACCGTGCATGTTGCCAAAGCAAGTTCAAACGAGGTAATGAGAATGAGTTGCGCAGTTCAGTAAtgcaatatttgcaaaacGCTCTGTTACGTTTTGATTCACGTGTGCATGGGAAAAACGAGAGTTGCAATCGTTCATCTACATCCCTATCCCTATGTTTTAATCATTCATCTACATCGTGCTGTTCCCGACAAGCATCAAACGAGTTGCAAAATTGTCATTAACCAAAATGTAGATACCACGAACAGATAGCAGCTATAACAGAAGTATCTTCATAATATGCGTTATGTGTAATGTTACCcattgttattttaaaacattgtcaCTTTTGGTGCAGTTAATCGTAATTGGAATATAATATCATCTGTTGTTGCACGCCGGTTAACGTAAATTAAAAGccaatttcttcttctgttttttcctTCGACTTGAACCATAatgaaaaatcgttttttgagaggaaaatttaattattttgtctttatTACACGCAGCAGTGTTTCACTAATTTCTCTGAGTAAGGCTTTGCTGTCAGATCAGTATGCAACAGAGATCTTTACTGATCATCAAAATGATAGAAGCTACGCCCAGTATTGAAGCTAACTTTACATTAAAACATCCCTTCGCGTGACACTTTAAACAGCAATTCTGCTGTCGCGACCGGTATGTCCAAATTGATGCTCTCATACAAATGTATTGTGAGCTTCCACAAACCTGACCGGAAATAAGCGTTGAATGTGTCTGCATCCAACACTTGATTTTTGATGTAGTACTGTTTTGCTTCTGCCGGGCAATCGCCCACGTCGGGAAAGTTTGATATGTTTCTATAAAACTCCCGATAGCCGCGATAGGTGGTGTTTAGAAACTGGCACATCTTTTGCAACGGCAACCGGATGGGTGAATTTATGAACTGATTGTTACCCAGCTTACTATACGCCAGCCGAACAGTGTACtgtaaaataaacaccacACACGTGAGAAAGATTGGTTGCCATTCGAGATCTACATACTTACGGAGTAATCGTCATCCAAGGCTTGGAATAAATCAAACGTCCCGTTTAACACTGCTACTGTTCGGTTGTACTTTCGGATACGAATATTTTTGAAATCGACTAGTTCGTATCCTTTGAACTGTTCGATCCGTTCGTACATGACCGTTACTGGACCGGTGCACAGCTCCACCACTAGCATCGTCAGCATCAGCAAGATGGACGATCGAATCGTGCGGATTGTTGTTTCCACTGAACCGTACATGTTGTTAAAGCGAACTCAAACGACGTAATGAGAAAAGGTTTGCACAggtgaataataaaataaagctaaTAATGAACCAACTTCCACATTTTGAAGGTGCGTGTAAATGTAATAATCATTCATCTATTGCGTGCTATATCGGTGGAGTATGACGCATGTAGAAAACACGCGCTATTAACGACAATGTAATTACCTGAAAATGAATTGATagccaaaaaataaaaaaataaaactcagaGGTCTTGATCATATTTGGATATCTCAGACATTGAATTactcgtagctggatagtaaGTGTGGCGAAACGATCCTATggggattttgtaccggtcgTTTCTTGTGAGAAACCCTGCCCGTTACCATTGTACTGGAATGATGGCCCCTATAAAAACTCTTTACGCACTAATTTAGATGAAGATAAGTAATATAAAAgccggccgagtacacccgggaaaAGGTGACCTtttactgtttggagaaggaaatgtcttcaagcGAATGTGAATTATATCTTAGTCTACATTACTTTTAGTTCTAAGCTATATGGCATGGTCGTTCTtctcgaaaaaaaagtaatataacAGCAGTCAGTTTGTACTGGAAGAGTTTTTACTGAAGGATTTCTTTAGtgatttttgaataatttgttgtAATCCTAAGACATAAACCcagtttatttatgtttcataaCATGtcgttaaataaaaatattacttcCCAAATTGTTTCCCCTGTTTTCTTGTAGTTTAAGGCTGTGCTGTTTGTAATAAATATGCTACTGCGATCATTAGTGATCATCAAAGCAATTCCCGTTCCCTCTTGTAGCCAAGCTGattttacattaaaacaaCCCTTCGCGTGACACTCTGAAAAGAAACTCGATCATGTAGATGGGAAGATCCACATTGTTGCTCTTGAATAAAATCATTGTGACCTTCCACAATCCTGTTTGGAAGTAATTGTTGATTATCCCTGCATCCAGAACATGATTCCGGATGTAATACTGGTTGGCAACCGCCGGGCAGGTACCTACCTCGGGAAAGTTTGATATGTTTCTATAAAACTCCCGGTAGTCGCGATAGGTGGTGTTGAGGAACTGGCACATTTTTTGCAACGGCAACCGGAAGGGTGAATTTATGAACTGATTATTGCCCAACTTACTATACGCCAGCTTGAGAGTGAACTgtaaaaaacattataaactAATAATTGATTGCATTTGCATCACCACTCTATTACCACCACCATACTTACGGAATAATCGTCACCCAAGTCTTGAAATACATCAAAAGTTCCGTCCAAGATGGATATTGTACGGTTGTACTTTCGGATGCGCAAATTTCTAGAGTCAATTAAATCGTACCCGTTAAGCTGTTGGGTCCGTTCGTACATGACCGTTACTGGACCGGTGCACAGCTCCACCACTAGCATCGTCAGCATCAGCAAGATGGACGATCGAATCGTGCGGATTGTTGTTTCCACTGAACCGTACATGTTGTTAAAGTGAACTTGAATGCTGTTGTGAGGAAATGCTGCCTGGGTGCCTGTTAGTACATATCAGTGGAAAAATATTGCTCACGTTTTGATTCACGTGTCTAGGGTCTTATTGGGTATACATGTAATGTACGTGTGGTTTAATCATTTATCTATATAGTGTAGTCATCATAAACAAGCTGCTCAGTTTAATTGAGATCGAacgattgtttatgtttatgtgtgGGTCATTACATTTGGTTGGTTGTGTCCCGGTAATCTAATGATTTATAAGCGAAATTCTAGCAAGTTAATGATTAGCAATTCCTGCTAACAATAAAGTGTGGAAATGATACGAAAACTtcagaaaaacacaaaaaaatccagaaCATTCtgtttcaaaaacattttgtCTCATTATGATGCATTTTTCTTAAGACAGTG
This region of Anopheles marshallii chromosome 2, idAnoMarsDA_429_01, whole genome shotgun sequence genomic DNA includes:
- the LOC128716689 gene encoding uncharacterized protein LOC128716689, producing MHGLSSILLLLLTMLVVQLCSVPVTVRYERVEQFKGYEIADYRNIRIRKYNRTVTVLDGTFDIHEEMNDNYSFTVRVAYSSLGNNQFITTPFRFPLQDVCQFFRTTYRDYRELYRNTSNFPDVGACPIEAKQYYIKNHVLGANEFKDFRAGLYKLTLLLYGKSNLQLPIVMVEMLVQVSREGLF
- the LOC128708118 gene encoding uncharacterized protein LOC128708118 — translated: MYGSVETTIRTIRSSILLMLTMLVVELCTGPVTVMYERTQQLNGYDLIDSRNLRIRKYNRTISILDGTFDVFQDLGDDYSFTLKLAYSKLGNNQFINSPFRLPLQKMCQFLNTTYRDYREFYRNISNFPEVGTCPAVANQYYIRNHVLDAGIINNYFQTGLWKVTMILFKSNNVDLPIYMIEFLFRVSREGLF
- the LOC128708434 gene encoding uncharacterized protein LOC128708434 is translated as MYGSVETTIRTIRSSILLMLTMLVVELCTGPVTVMYERIEQFKGYELVDFKNIRIRKYNRTVAVLNGTFDLFQALDDDYSYTVRLAYSKLGNNQFINSPIRLPLQKMCQFLNTTYRGYREFYRNISNFPDVGDCPAEAKQYYIKNQVLDADTFNAYFRSGLWKLTIHLYESINLDIPVATAELLFKVSREGMF